TCAAGCAACTCACGTCGTGAGCGGGGCTGCACGGGCGCTCGGGAACGGCGCCGGAAAATGAAACGGCCCGGCTGCGATGTCTCGCGGCCGGGCCGATGATGGCGTCCAGGAGTCCCCGCCGTAGCAGCTATGCTCTGAAAGGGGGGGTAGGGCTAGCTACTTGGGGGGTTGGGTGAGTCCGGAAGGAACCCCTGGAACCCTGATGAAGCCTCAATTGTCAAATTTTGCTGCGACCTTTCGGCCGCCACGAGGAGGACTAGTGCGATGGGCGTGCCAGCCCGTCCCGCCACCCGGAGTACGACCGCTTGATCGCGCTCCGGCTGTTTGTTTGGAGAGGCTTACAGTCGAATGGGCGGCGCTGCGGAGCGCGCGGCCCAAAGGAGTGAACTGACGATCGATTGACGGGGCCCCGGCGCGATCACGGTGAACTAGCTGAAAAGACTGGCTAGGCTCGGTGTCGGAGCGTTGACGAACTGACGGCCCGTGGAACGCTCGTTCGGTCGGGCGACCGTACAGTCGTTACGGCGTTACGACGAGAGGCGCTTCTCGAGCTCCTTGATGCGCGCGCCGACGTCCCGGTACCGCGTGTCGGCACCGTACACCTCGACGAGGAGAGCCATCGCCTGGCGATACTCCCCCATCTGCTCGAGCACCTCGGCGAGATCGTATCGCACGCCGTTGACCCTCCCGTCGTCGGCACCCGCGGCGCCGAGGAGCGCGTCGAGCCCTTTCCTGTACCAGGTGACGGCGAGGGGGAGCATCCCCTTCTCCTTGAAGCAGATTCCCAGCATCGAGCAGCAATCGGGAAGGCGCTTCGCGTCCTTCGAGGCGAACTGGAACTCACCGATCGCCTCCTCGGTCAGCCCCATCTCCTTGTACGCGATCCCCAGGTTGTAGTGCGTCTCGAAGTCCTCGGAGTCGACCTGTTGCTCGATCCCCTTCTTGAAGGCGGAGACGATCTCGTCGAGGCTGTGTCCCTCGGGTGACGCCTCGATGGCGGCGAGGGCGTCCGCCTCGGCCTCCGTCTCGGAGCCGAAGAGGCTGGCGTCCAGCTCCGACGCGAGGTCGAAGAAGTCCGCCGCCGCAGCCCCGGGCTTCGCGCCCCCCTGAGCCTCCCCTGCCTGGACACCGGCCGGCTCGGGAGCCTGCTCGGCGGCCGGCTCCGCGGCCTGCGATTCTTCCCCCTCTTCGACCTCGAGCGCCTGCGACTCCTCGCCGACGCTGGCCGCGCCGAGAGCGGCCCGTCGCGCCTCGATCTCGGCGTGCGGGCCGAACGACGCCTCGAGGCGGCTCAGGCACGCCGCCGCCTCCGACATCATCTGCTGCTCCAGGTAGAAGTCGAACTCGCGAAGATCCTCCTGGGGCGGCCCCGACCCGGCGGCCGTTCCCTCGGCGCCGGGCTCCTCGATCGTCTCCTCTTCCTCGATGACGAACTCCCCCGCCTCGGGCTCGGGATCGGGGGGCTTCGCGGGGGCCCGGCGCGTGGGCCCGGGGCGCGTCGCCGCTTCGCCCCCTCCCTGCAGCAGCGCCTCCATGGCCGTCACGGCCGCGCACGAGGCGTCGATGCTCTTCGCCTCCTGGAGCGCCGCGGCGGCGCCGGTGCGATCACCCCTGTCGGCGAGGATTTTCGCGAGAGCTGCGGCCTCGCCCGCGGCCCGCTCGCGATTTCCCTCCTCGAGGTAGACGTCCCGCAGCCTCTGGCGCGACGGCACGTGCCACGGGAAGCGCTCGACGATCGCGCGAAGCTGCTCCGCCGCGCGATCGGCGAGGCCGTACTTCACGAAGACCTCGGCCTCGGTGAGGTGCTCGCTGATGAACTCCTCGTCCTCGGGGCTCAGCGCCTCCTCGCCGGCCGGGCCTTCCGCGAGATCGCCCACCGCCTCGTCGGACCCGCCGCCGATGTCCTGCGCCTCGTTCGACTCGGATCCTCCGGAGACGTCGATCTCGATCTCGAAGTCTCCCGCGTCGTCGGCGGGCGCTTCCGGAGCCGGCGGGGCGGGCGGCGTGACGGACGCGGCGGCCCGCTGCCGATCCGTCGCCGGGCGGACGGCCGGCATCGATCCGGACGTCGATCCGGACGTCGCCTTCAGCCGGGTGACGCGCTCCCGGTGCGTGGTGACCTGCGGCTCGATCTCGGCGAGGCGCTTCGCGACCGCGAGCGCGGCGTCGACGTCCCCCTCCTGCGCGGCGGCCTCTGCGAGCTTCTCCCCGAAGACAATCGTGCCGGCCTTGTTCCCGAGACGGTTGTTGGTCTCGTACAGGCTCTGGAGCACGGGGCGGCTCTCGGGCGCGGAGGCGAGGAGCGACTCGAGCACCTTGACAAGCTCCGGGCCCCGCCCCGCCCCCAGGATCGTGTCCACCGCGGGGGTGATGAGGGCGTGCGCCTCGTCGATCTCACCCTTCGCGGCGAGCAGCTTCGCGAGAGCGAGCGGGGCGTCCGCGCGGTGCGCGTCCTTCGCGAGGACGCGGCGCAGGACGTCCATCGCCTCGTCCCCTCGTCCGACTCCGGCGAGCGCCTCGCCGCGGATCGCATGGACGGCGAGGCTCTGGGGGTGCTCTTTCAGGAGCTGGTCGGCGACGGAGAGGGCCTTCTCGAACTGCCCCGACGCGACGAGCGCCGCGCCGAGGCCTTCGGCGACCTCGAGATCGCCCCGCCCGGCGTTGAGCGCCATCTCGTAGACGCGGGCGCTCTCCTTCGTCATCCCCTTCGCGTCGAGCTCGCGCGCGAGATCCAGGAACGCGCGCGCGGCATCTCCCCCCTTGCCGTACTTCAGCTTCAGCTCGGCGAGGGCGAGCCGGTGCTTCAGGTTGTCGGGCTCCAGCTTCACGAGCGACTCGTAGATCGAGATTGCCTTCGGCGCCTGCCCCGCCTTCATGTGCGCGTCGGCCACGGCGACGTACTGCGCGCGGGCCTCCGGCTTCAACCCCTGCTTCGCGTACAGGTCGGCGAGGCGCTGGAGCGTGTCGAGGTGGGACGGCTCGATCTTGTTGATCTTCTTGTAAATCGCGATGGCCTTCAGGAAGAAGCCGTCGGCGGCGTGGATCTCGGCGATGCGGGTGAAGGTGCGCGTCGCCTCGCCCTTCTTGCCGAGCTGGACGTACAGGTCGCCGATCTTGTTGAGCGTGACGAGATCGCGCGGGTTGTCGGAGACGAGCGCCTGGTACTGCGCGATGCCGGCGTCGTACTTCTTCGCCTGCACGAGCTTCTCGGCCTGCTGCTGGACTTTGTTTCGATCAATCGCCAAGGCGCGTGTCCCTCATCCCTCGAACGCCAGCGAGGCTTCCGTGAAGACGCCCCGGAACGTGCGCCGGTGGATCTCGCACGGGCCGGACTCGAGGATCGCCGCGAGGTGCGCGGCCGTCCCGTACCCGCGGTTCATCTCGAACCCGAACGCCGGGTAGGCGGCCGCATAGTGCTCCATCACCCGGTCCCGCACCACCTTGGCCACGATCGACGCCGCGGCGATGCTGAAGCTCTTCCGATCCCCCTTGATGAGGCTCACTTGCGGCGTGGCGAGATCCGGAAGGAGCGCCGCATCGAGGAGGATGTGATCCGCGGCGACGGGCAGCGCGTCCACGGCCCTTCTCATGGCTCGAAGCGTGGCCTGCCGGATGTTGACGCGATCCACCTCGTCGGCGCTCGCCGCCCCGAGACCCACCGCGACGACGCCGCCCAGGATGCGCCTCGCCGCCTCCGTCCGCCGCGACGCGGTCAGGAGCTTGCTGTCGTCGACGCCGCGCACGTCGGCGCGGCGATCGAGGATCACCGCCGCGGCGACGACCGGCCCGGCGAGACACCCCCGCCCGACCTCGTCGACGCCCGCCACGCACACGCGCCCCTCGGCGTACGCCTCGTCCTCGAAGCGCCAGGTCGGGGGCAACCCTGTCAGGCCTCGACCTTGGTCCGCGTCTCGTCCCGCTTGAGCCGGGCCGCCTTCCCCTTGCGCTCGCGCAGGTAGTAGAGGCGCGCGCGGCGCGTCTTGCCGCGCTGGACGAGCTCCACCTTGCCGATGGTCGGCGAGTTCATCGGGAAGATCCTCTCCACGCCGATGCCGTCCGTCACCTTGCGGACGGTGAACGTCGAGCGGAGGCTGCCCCGGCGCAGGGAGATGACGACTCCCTGGAAGACCTGGATGCGCTCCTTCTCGCCTTCCTTCACCTTCACCGACACCTTGATCGTGTCGCCGGTGCGGAACTCGGGCAGATCGTTTCGTTTCTCTCGGGCTTCAATCAACGCGATCGGGTCCATCATCCCTCTCCTGCTCCGCCGGATGGGCCGCGCCCCTTCTGGGGCCCGCCTCCGGCTCCGCTCTCACCTTCCGTCTCCACGAGATCCGGTCGGCGCCGGTCCGTGTTGCGCAGCGACATGAGGCGCCGCCACTCGTCCACCCGGGCATGATCGCCGGACATCAGCACCTCCGGCACCTTCATCCCCCGGAATTCCGCCGGCCGCGTGTACTGCGGCGCGCTGAAGACCCCCAGGGCGAAGGAATCGGCGAGCACCGATTCGGCGTTGCCGACGACGCCGGGGACGAGCCGCGCGATCACGTCGACGACCACCGCCGCCGCCGGCTCGCCGCCGCTCAGCACGTAGTCGCCGATGCTCAGCTCCTCGTCCACCAGATGCTCCTTCACCCGCTCGTCCACCCCCTCGTACCGGCCGCAGATCAGCGTCAGCCTATCGTAACGGCTGAGTCGAAGGGCCTCGGCGTGGCTCAGCACCCGTCCCTGGGGCCCGAGCAGAACCGTCCGCTCCCGCTCGCACGGGAAACGCCGCCGCACGTCCTCCACCGCCGCGAAGATCGGCTCGGGCTTCATCACCATCCCCGGGCCGCCGCCGAAGGGGTCATCGTCCACCCGCCGGTGCGCCCCCTCCCCGAAGGGTCGCAGATCGTGCAGCCTCAGCGTGATGAGCCCGTCCCGCCTCGCCCGGGCCACGACCCCCTGGCCCGCCGAAGCCTCCACGATCTCCGGAAAGAGCGCGACGACGTCAAACTGCATTCAGGTCCACGAGGCCTTCGGGAAGCTCGACCACGATCCTCCCGGCGGCCACATCCACCTCCCGGCACAGCTCGGGGACCGCGGGGATCAGGAACTCGCCGCGATCGCTCCGAACCTCGAGGAGGGTCTGCCCCGCGGGGTTGAGCACCCGGACGACCTTTCCGAGCACCTTCCCCGCGCGGTCCACGATCGTCAATCCCTCGAGCTGCCATACGAAGTAGCGGCCCGGCGGAGCTTCCCGCGGGCTGTCGTCGCGCGTGACGCGAATCTCGGCTCCCGCGAGCGCCCGCGCGGCCTCGACCGTGTCGACGCCCGTGAGCTTGATCACCGCCCGCGCGCCGAGGTGCTTCCACCCCTCGAGCCGCGCCTCGCGCCTCAGGCCCGAGCGCTCGACGATCTCGACGCTCGTCACGTCGTCGAGCCGCGACGGGTCGTCCGCGTGCAGCGTCACCACCACCTCGCCGCGGAGCCCGCGCGCGCGATCGATCTCCGCCAGAAGGACCGTCTCCGCGCTCAAACGATCTCCCGCGTCACTCCAGGATCTCGAGGACGAAGTGCCTGCGGAGCTTCATCCCCGCCGCTCCGAGAATCGTGCGGATCGACCGCGCGGTCCGCCCCTGCCGGCCGATCACCTTCCCGAGATCGTCGGGAGCGACCCTCAGCTCGAGGACCGTCGTCTGCTCACCGACCACCTCCGAGACCACCACCTCTTCCGGCTTGTCCACCAGCGCTCTCGCGATCAACTCGAGCAGTTCCTTCATGGCGCGTCTCCGCTCGGGTCAGGCGGTCTTCGGTTTCGCCGGACCCTTCGCCTGCTTGATGAAGGAGGCGACGCGATCGCTCGCGACGGCGCCCTTCCTGATCCACTCCTCGGCCCTCGCCACGTCGAGCTTCAGGAGCTTCGGCTTCCTCATCGGATCGAAGAATCCGATCATGTCGACGTTCCGCGCCTTCGGGCGCCGGGTCGAGTCGTTGACCACGAAACGGTAGAAGGGCCG
The sequence above is a segment of the Acidobacteriota bacterium genome. Coding sequences within it:
- a CDS encoding ribonuclease HII, producing the protein MPPTWRFEDEAYAEGRVCVAGVDEVGRGCLAGPVVAAAVILDRRADVRGVDDSKLLTASRRTEAARRILGGVVAVGLGAASADEVDRVNIRQATLRAMRRAVDALPVAADHILLDAALLPDLATPQVSLIKGDRKSFSIAAASIVAKVVRDRVMEHYAAAYPAFGFEMNRGYGTAAHLAAILESGPCEIHRRTFRGVFTEASLAFEG
- a CDS encoding KH domain-containing protein → MKELLELIARALVDKPEEVVVSEVVGEQTTVLELRVAPDDLGKVIGRQGRTARSIRTILGAAGMKLRRHFVLEILE
- the rplS gene encoding 50S ribosomal protein L19, with the protein product MDPIALIEAREKRNDLPEFRTGDTIKVSVKVKEGEKERIQVFQGVVISLRRGSLRSTFTVRKVTDGIGVERIFPMNSPTIGKVELVQRGKTRRARLYYLRERKGKAARLKRDETRTKVEA
- a CDS encoding tetratricopeptide repeat protein; protein product: MAIDRNKVQQQAEKLVQAKKYDAGIAQYQALVSDNPRDLVTLNKIGDLYVQLGKKGEATRTFTRIAEIHAADGFFLKAIAIYKKINKIEPSHLDTLQRLADLYAKQGLKPEARAQYVAVADAHMKAGQAPKAISIYESLVKLEPDNLKHRLALAELKLKYGKGGDAARAFLDLARELDAKGMTKESARVYEMALNAGRGDLEVAEGLGAALVASGQFEKALSVADQLLKEHPQSLAVHAIRGEALAGVGRGDEAMDVLRRVLAKDAHRADAPLALAKLLAAKGEIDEAHALITPAVDTILGAGRGPELVKVLESLLASAPESRPVLQSLYETNNRLGNKAGTIVFGEKLAEAAAQEGDVDAALAVAKRLAEIEPQVTTHRERVTRLKATSGSTSGSMPAVRPATDRQRAAASVTPPAPPAPEAPADDAGDFEIEIDVSGGSESNEAQDIGGGSDEAVGDLAEGPAGEEALSPEDEEFISEHLTEAEVFVKYGLADRAAEQLRAIVERFPWHVPSRQRLRDVYLEEGNRERAAGEAAALAKILADRGDRTGAAAALQEAKSIDASCAAVTAMEALLQGGGEAATRPGPTRRAPAKPPDPEPEAGEFVIEEEETIEEPGAEGTAAGSGPPQEDLREFDFYLEQQMMSEAAACLSRLEASFGPHAEIEARRAALGAASVGEESQALEVEEGEESQAAEPAAEQAPEPAGVQAGEAQGGAKPGAAAADFFDLASELDASLFGSETEAEADALAAIEASPEGHSLDEIVSAFKKGIEQQVDSEDFETHYNLGIAYKEMGLTEEAIGEFQFASKDAKRLPDCCSMLGICFKEKGMLPLAVTWYRKGLDALLGAAGADDGRVNGVRYDLAEVLEQMGEYRQAMALLVEVYGADTRYRDVGARIKELEKRLSS
- the trmD gene encoding tRNA (guanosine(37)-N1)-methyltransferase TrmD, whose translation is MQFDVVALFPEIVEASAGQGVVARARRDGLITLRLHDLRPFGEGAHRRVDDDPFGGGPGMVMKPEPIFAAVEDVRRRFPCERERTVLLGPQGRVLSHAEALRLSRYDRLTLICGRYEGVDERVKEHLVDEELSIGDYVLSGGEPAAAVVVDVIARLVPGVVGNAESVLADSFALGVFSAPQYTRPAEFRGMKVPEVLMSGDHARVDEWRRLMSLRNTDRRRPDLVETEGESGAGGGPQKGRGPSGGAGEG
- the rimM gene encoding 16S rRNA processing protein RimM, with the protein product MSAETVLLAEIDRARGLRGEVVVTLHADDPSRLDDVTSVEIVERSGLRREARLEGWKHLGARAVIKLTGVDTVEAARALAGAEIRVTRDDSPREAPPGRYFVWQLEGLTIVDRAGKVLGKVVRVLNPAGQTLLEVRSDRGEFLIPAVPELCREVDVAAGRIVVELPEGLVDLNAV
- the rpsP gene encoding 30S ribosomal protein S16 — its product is MLRIRLARMGSTHRPFYRFVVNDSTRRPKARNVDMIGFFDPMRKPKLLKLDVARAEEWIRKGAVASDRVASFIKQAKGPAKPKTA